In Longibacter salinarum, a single window of DNA contains:
- a CDS encoding DUF4623 domain-containing protein has protein sequence MHRFLLRHSSTEPTAFATAFFMLMGLFFAGSAVHAFAQEAVPSSDDVQRHHLDLGAKDLQMAAKSEPGLRVDDRVSLKSNVDRATLTSSVIEAPFAFNGLAPHWRAETPSDAHIHVEVRTSRDGSSWTRWTPTGHAAPVEPTIKRTGEPNPYAGDMATGYVLTELGSRYVQFRVTLERGADTPQLDRISMYLVNSTGGPSEPSAEQNDAYNERIEQDMKSANPAKAVSKPRIYTRSEWGAQAPSGGYRYYTADHLGMHHSASTSDGNADTWSECAAAVRGIQDFHMYTNGWTDIGYNYVVCQTGHIFQGREDGDDGSDIVGAHDGANTGSVGVDGLGYFHAPYDQTPTNAMLDGFAELFAWIADRRGIDPSSASYYYGYGGTVDNVYGHRDVSATACPGDNLYTEIPTVISKTNTILDGGGSVTLTSDWQRNGASGGRPSWFSSTASTERGLAYGVVGGKERVYAVSRTGGLSVQVMRASDGADVTTLSTSGISGGVYALNDIEASSDGVLFAANLTTDASQSAFKVYRWDSESDTPTEVVSYSGAALRLGDHITVTGSTADNSIEIWAPGSGSNNVVRFATSTNGQSFTASTITVGSMGSTPSVGAFSQYFFLSSAGVGAGSYNDSGSQRGTVPASVIPSTTGSLKTYADFSGPSMRKYAAAYDYVSGSAHGGKLRLVDVTDGASSATLQDETPWLGGADNPNGTGDVAVKSNGDGTFTIFVLATNNGLAAYSTSTVNGLAASGTEASEEEWETPTAYPNPTSESVRIDVSLTEASAVRVEVFDILGRRVLSRDYGRIGGGERTFTVPVQNLASGAYLYRVKAGERTAEGSIRIVK, from the coding sequence ATGCATCGCTTCTTGTTACGGCATTCCTCGACCGAGCCGACGGCGTTTGCCACGGCTTTTTTCATGCTAATGGGTCTCTTTTTCGCCGGGTCCGCAGTTCATGCCTTCGCGCAGGAGGCGGTCCCATCTAGCGACGACGTTCAGCGACATCATCTCGACCTCGGTGCAAAAGACTTACAGATGGCGGCAAAGTCGGAGCCCGGCCTCCGGGTTGATGATCGCGTATCGCTCAAAAGCAACGTCGATCGGGCGACTCTGACCTCGTCGGTGATCGAGGCGCCCTTTGCTTTTAATGGACTTGCACCGCACTGGCGAGCCGAGACGCCGTCCGACGCCCACATCCACGTCGAGGTGCGCACCAGCCGGGACGGCTCATCCTGGACGCGCTGGACCCCGACCGGACACGCGGCGCCCGTCGAACCGACGATCAAGCGCACGGGTGAGCCGAATCCGTACGCCGGCGACATGGCCACCGGATATGTGCTCACCGAGCTCGGTAGCCGGTACGTTCAGTTTCGCGTCACCCTCGAGCGCGGTGCCGACACCCCACAGCTAGACCGCATCTCGATGTACCTGGTCAACTCTACCGGCGGCCCCTCCGAGCCGAGTGCCGAACAGAATGACGCGTACAACGAGCGGATCGAACAGGATATGAAGTCCGCCAACCCGGCGAAGGCCGTGTCGAAGCCACGCATTTACACGCGCAGTGAGTGGGGGGCGCAGGCTCCCAGCGGCGGATACCGCTATTACACCGCCGATCATCTCGGCATGCATCACAGCGCTTCGACGTCCGACGGTAATGCAGATACCTGGAGTGAGTGTGCTGCCGCTGTCCGCGGGATCCAGGACTTCCACATGTACACCAACGGTTGGACCGATATCGGCTACAACTACGTCGTCTGCCAGACCGGTCACATTTTCCAGGGCCGAGAAGATGGCGACGACGGGTCTGACATCGTCGGTGCACACGATGGTGCAAACACCGGAAGTGTCGGTGTGGACGGGCTCGGCTACTTTCACGCGCCGTACGACCAGACGCCGACCAACGCGATGCTGGACGGCTTCGCAGAGCTCTTCGCGTGGATCGCAGACCGTCGCGGCATCGACCCGAGTTCGGCCAGTTACTATTACGGTTACGGCGGCACCGTCGATAACGTCTACGGCCACCGGGATGTATCCGCGACGGCCTGCCCTGGAGATAATCTGTACACGGAGATCCCGACCGTGATTTCGAAAACAAACACGATTCTTGATGGCGGCGGGTCCGTCACGCTTACGAGCGATTGGCAGCGGAACGGTGCATCCGGTGGGCGTCCCTCGTGGTTCTCCAGTACGGCAAGCACGGAGCGCGGGTTGGCGTATGGCGTTGTCGGCGGCAAAGAGCGCGTCTATGCCGTGAGCCGAACCGGCGGCCTCTCGGTTCAAGTAATGCGCGCCTCTGACGGTGCCGATGTCACCACGCTGTCGACCTCTGGCATCTCCGGAGGAGTGTATGCGCTGAACGATATCGAAGCCTCGTCCGACGGCGTCCTCTTCGCTGCAAATCTTACCACCGATGCCTCACAGAGCGCGTTCAAGGTGTACCGATGGGATAGCGAATCCGACACGCCCACGGAGGTGGTTTCGTACAGCGGCGCAGCGCTTCGTCTCGGCGATCACATCACCGTCACCGGTTCCACCGCCGACAACTCGATCGAGATCTGGGCGCCGGGGAGTGGAAGCAACAACGTCGTTCGCTTCGCCACGTCCACGAACGGGCAATCGTTTACGGCATCCACGATTACGGTGGGCTCGATGGGCTCGACCCCGTCGGTGGGAGCGTTCAGCCAGTACTTCTTTCTCAGCTCCGCGGGCGTTGGGGCTGGGTCGTATAACGACAGCGGATCGCAGCGAGGCACTGTTCCTGCATCGGTCATTCCGTCAACGACCGGCAGCCTGAAGACATACGCCGACTTTTCGGGGCCGTCCATGCGGAAGTACGCGGCGGCGTACGACTACGTTAGCGGGAGCGCGCACGGCGGCAAGCTGCGCCTCGTCGACGTGACCGATGGGGCCTCGAGCGCTACGCTCCAGGATGAAACACCCTGGCTCGGCGGTGCGGATAACCCGAATGGAACCGGCGACGTTGCGGTGAAGAGCAATGGCGACGGGACATTCACCATCTTCGTACTGGCGACGAACAACGGGCTTGCCGCTTATTCCACCAGCACCGTGAACGGACTGGCTGCGTCGGGTACAGAGGCGTCGGAAGAGGAGTGGGAGACGCCGACAGCCTACCCAAATCCAACGAGCGAAAGCGTTCGTATCGACGTCTCGCTCACGGAAGCATCTGCTGTCCGCGTGGAGGTATTCGATATTCTGGGGCGGCGCGTGCTGTCTCGCGACTATGGGCGCATCGGAGGTGGGGAGCGCACGTTCACGGTCCCGGTGCAGAACCTGGCAAGCGGTGCATACCTCTATCGTGTAAAGGCTGGTGAGCGTACGGCAGAAGGTTCGATCCGCATCGTGAAGTGA
- a CDS encoding uracil-DNA glycosylase, protein MLLQPVYDLFSHDLFDVLSTDELFNLYGDEVSHLDVDDAAAIRRKNVHAYLSAYEEKPSLFLLAEAPGPWGCRFSGVPITAEAQLVDPEFPIDGVPTSLEEEPHTEYSANIFWRVLQPVFPQFFVWNSVPLHPHNPGEPLSIRNPRRSEVARWESLTKDIIDILQPERVVGIGRKAERAVKEIGVDVTYVRHPSQGGATKFTNGIADIVDELGLPEANRSK, encoded by the coding sequence ATGCTTCTGCAGCCCGTTTACGATTTATTTTCGCATGACCTGTTCGACGTCTTATCCACGGATGAACTGTTCAACCTCTACGGGGATGAGGTCTCTCATCTCGATGTGGACGATGCGGCTGCGATCCGTCGCAAAAATGTTCATGCGTACCTCTCTGCGTACGAGGAGAAACCCTCGCTCTTCTTGCTCGCGGAAGCACCCGGACCGTGGGGCTGCCGATTTTCTGGCGTGCCGATCACGGCGGAGGCTCAACTCGTCGACCCCGAGTTTCCGATTGACGGAGTGCCGACGAGCCTTGAGGAGGAGCCGCACACCGAGTACAGTGCCAACATCTTCTGGCGCGTGCTCCAGCCGGTCTTCCCGCAATTCTTTGTGTGGAATAGCGTGCCTCTCCACCCGCACAATCCCGGAGAACCACTTTCGATCCGCAACCCGCGCCGGAGTGAAGTCGCTCGATGGGAGTCGCTAACGAAAGACATCATCGACATTCTGCAGCCGGAGCGCGTCGTGGGCATCGGACGCAAGGCGGAGCGTGCCGTGAAAGAGATCGGCGTTGACGTCACGTACGTCCGCCATCCATCACAGGGCGGAGCCACCAAGTTTACCAACGGCATTGCCGACATCGTTGATGAACTCGGGCTCCCAGAAGCCAACCGGTCGAAATAG
- a CDS encoding ion transporter produces the protein MRSPLRNRLYVVIFKSDSPSGKLFDVVLIGAIIASVLAVMLETMPSVRADYASELYALEWAFTLLFTIEYAVRLYCAKSWRRYAKSFYGIVDLLAILPTYVSLLFPGAQYFLVVRLLRTLRVFRVLKLAEYLEEADVLARALRSSRKKISVFLLAVTTLIVIIGSLMYLVEGPKNGFTSIPTSMYWAVVTLTTVGYGDISPQTTTGRFLSAIIMIIGYAIIAVPTGIVTAELTRTQDQQPVRCPNCKRDDHTIDADYCKFCGTKLHA, from the coding sequence GTGCGCTCTCCCCTTCGCAATCGCCTGTACGTCGTCATTTTCAAGTCGGACTCCCCCTCCGGGAAGCTGTTCGACGTCGTTCTGATCGGCGCGATTATAGCAAGCGTTCTGGCGGTCATGCTGGAGACGATGCCGTCGGTCCGGGCGGATTATGCGTCGGAGTTGTACGCTTTGGAGTGGGCCTTCACCCTTCTCTTTACCATCGAGTACGCCGTTCGGCTCTACTGCGCAAAAAGCTGGCGTCGCTACGCCAAGAGCTTCTACGGCATCGTGGACCTGCTCGCCATCTTGCCAACGTACGTGAGTCTTCTCTTCCCCGGAGCACAGTATTTCCTCGTCGTCCGGCTGCTGCGCACGCTCCGTGTTTTCCGTGTTCTGAAGCTCGCGGAATATCTCGAAGAGGCCGATGTCCTCGCACGGGCCCTCCGCTCCAGTCGGAAGAAGATATCGGTCTTCCTTCTCGCGGTGACGACACTCATCGTCATCATCGGCTCCCTCATGTACCTGGTCGAAGGGCCGAAGAACGGCTTCACGTCCATCCCGACGAGCATGTACTGGGCGGTCGTGACGCTTACCACCGTTGGCTACGGCGACATTTCGCCACAGACAACCACGGGGCGCTTCCTCTCGGCGATTATCATGATCATCGGCTACGCAATCATCGCTGTGCCCACCGGAATCGTGACAGCCGAACTGACCCGAACGCAAGACCAGCAACCTGTACGCTGCCCGAATTGCAAGCGGGATGACCACACCATCGACGCAGATTACTGCAAGTTCTGCGGGACGAAACTGCATGCCTGA
- a CDS encoding TRAP transporter substrate-binding protein, translating to MNRRDFTRTALLGAVGAGMLTACGDDSGSGSDDSSSDADGGPNVITGPSIRWRLASSFSRSLDTIYGAAEVMAQRVADLTEGKFDIRCYPGGELIPSLEVLSNVQTGTVQMGHAASYYFIGKNPALAFDATVPFGLTARQYNAWLYHGGGMDLMRDLFSDFNVINFPGGNTGMQMGGWFRVAVESLSDLNGLKMRIPGLGGQVMNEMGVNTQVYPSGEIYPALERGAIDAAEWVGPYDDEKLGFHEVAPYYYYPGWWEPGPALTFYVNQDAYDKLPATYQHALAVAASEANVNMLASYDHKNPAALERLLEQGTELRKFPEDVMSKAQDVTQQLLEDEAAGNAQYRKIYESYKAARSDSYRWFGTAERAYADFAFPTNT from the coding sequence ATGAACCGTCGCGACTTTACCCGAACGGCTCTTCTCGGTGCGGTGGGAGCCGGCATGCTCACGGCCTGCGGAGACGATTCAGGAAGTGGATCTGATGACTCATCCAGCGATGCCGACGGTGGCCCGAACGTGATCACCGGCCCCTCGATCCGGTGGCGACTTGCCTCGAGCTTTAGCCGTTCACTCGACACGATCTACGGCGCCGCTGAGGTCATGGCCCAACGCGTCGCAGATCTGACGGAGGGCAAGTTCGACATTCGTTGCTACCCGGGCGGCGAACTCATCCCGTCGCTTGAGGTGCTGAGCAACGTGCAGACGGGGACCGTGCAGATGGGGCACGCGGCGAGTTACTACTTCATCGGGAAAAATCCTGCGCTTGCGTTCGATGCGACTGTGCCCTTCGGGCTGACCGCCCGGCAGTACAACGCGTGGTTGTATCACGGCGGCGGAATGGATCTGATGCGCGACCTGTTCTCTGATTTCAACGTGATCAACTTTCCCGGCGGGAATACCGGGATGCAGATGGGCGGATGGTTCCGGGTCGCCGTCGAATCGCTTAGCGACCTGAACGGCTTAAAAATGCGCATCCCTGGACTCGGTGGCCAGGTAATGAATGAGATGGGCGTCAACACACAGGTTTATCCCAGCGGCGAGATTTATCCGGCCCTTGAGCGCGGCGCCATCGATGCCGCCGAGTGGGTGGGGCCGTATGACGATGAGAAACTCGGCTTTCACGAGGTCGCTCCGTACTACTATTATCCTGGATGGTGGGAGCCCGGCCCCGCCCTCACGTTCTACGTTAATCAGGATGCCTACGATAAGCTCCCGGCCACGTATCAACACGCTCTCGCCGTCGCGGCCTCGGAGGCGAACGTGAATATGCTGGCGTCCTACGATCACAAGAATCCGGCGGCACTCGAACGGCTCCTCGAGCAGGGAACCGAACTCCGCAAGTTTCCCGAGGACGTTATGTCCAAAGCGCAAGACGTCACGCAACAACTCCTGGAGGACGAAGCCGCAGGCAACGCACAGTACCGGAAGATCTACGAGTCCTACAAAGCGGCGCGTTCCGACAGCTATCGGTGGTTCGGTACCGCGGAGCGAGCATACGCCGACTTTGCCTTCCCCACCAATACCTGA
- a CDS encoding tyrosine-type recombinase/integrase has translation MSGLVTSRSAGPPASEAGRLLKVARMLSDFPDLEKRQKQIYSLWIMGYLRYVDANDLGEPEPPHINRFLDRLTEKKGIDDAMRQQAAEALVFFHECVLDQSVSEMHGRLSMLSRDERQRILSQLSGPEKLLARIVFHTELDLTEALRLRVGDVDLTRGQITVSDAQGCSDRFVTLSSELTVALERHLKRVQEMHERDLAEGHGSVDLPVSIRDQFPGAGSAWMWQYVFPSPRRTVDLHSGRERRYPMQPNNLMEAIEMLTEPRTRHFISAVSRGPAPGQRDEKKPAASTRPNESASEPEPTPEPDEPVPAQENGPTDEGEAEQSHSEWKSVFS, from the coding sequence ATGAGTGGATTAGTAACATCGCGGTCGGCAGGCCCTCCTGCGAGCGAGGCCGGACGGCTCCTGAAGGTCGCGCGCATGCTCAGTGATTTCCCGGATCTCGAGAAGCGGCAGAAGCAGATCTATAGCCTGTGGATTATGGGCTACCTGCGCTATGTGGATGCGAACGATCTCGGGGAGCCTGAGCCCCCGCATATCAACCGGTTTCTCGATCGACTGACGGAGAAGAAGGGCATTGACGACGCGATGCGGCAGCAGGCCGCTGAAGCGCTCGTGTTCTTTCACGAATGCGTTCTGGACCAGAGCGTAAGCGAGATGCATGGCCGGCTTTCCATGTTGAGCCGGGACGAGCGCCAGCGAATCCTCAGCCAACTCTCCGGGCCGGAGAAGCTGCTGGCCCGCATCGTCTTTCACACCGAGCTCGACCTGACGGAGGCACTTCGCCTCCGGGTTGGAGATGTTGATCTAACACGTGGTCAGATCACGGTGTCCGATGCGCAGGGCTGTAGCGATCGGTTCGTGACGCTGTCGAGTGAACTCACCGTCGCGCTCGAACGTCATCTCAAGCGTGTACAGGAGATGCACGAGCGTGACCTCGCCGAAGGACATGGAAGCGTCGACCTCCCGGTTTCGATTCGCGACCAGTTTCCCGGGGCAGGCTCTGCATGGATGTGGCAGTATGTTTTTCCGTCACCACGGCGAACGGTCGATCTGCATTCGGGACGCGAGCGACGGTATCCGATGCAACCAAATAACCTGATGGAGGCGATCGAGATGCTGACGGAGCCTCGCACGAGGCACTTCATCTCGGCCGTCTCGCGTGGGCCAGCCCCTGGACAGCGTGACGAGAAGAAGCCTGCGGCATCTACGCGACCGAACGAGTCGGCCAGTGAGCCTGAGCCTACACCTGAGCCCGATGAGCCCGTACCAGCACAAGAAAATGGCCCCACCGATGAAGGTGAGGCCGAGCAGAGCCACAGCGAGTGGAAGTCCGTTTTTTCCTGA
- a CDS encoding SDR family oxidoreductase, whose translation MDFTDRVAVVTGASSGIGQRFVSDLIDRGATVFGLARSLDVMEDLRNELGDSFHPVRCDVRDEESVSDAFDTAVDAAGRIDVLINNAGLGKFGPVDEFSTEHWDTLMETNVRGVFFCTRNAVPTMRAQNDESGFGGHIVNIASIAGLLGNPNISAYNASKFSVRGFSESIMKELRDDGIKVTCVYPGSIETDFFDVAGVDMTDHPMKPEDVSSTVMHVIESPENYLISEVVMRPLRPRG comes from the coding sequence ATGGACTTCACTGATCGCGTCGCCGTCGTCACCGGAGCCAGCAGCGGCATCGGGCAACGGTTCGTTTCGGACCTAATCGACCGGGGCGCCACCGTCTTCGGCCTTGCACGAAGTCTCGACGTGATGGAGGACCTCCGAAATGAACTCGGGGACTCATTTCACCCGGTCCGGTGCGATGTTCGAGACGAAGAGTCTGTATCCGACGCTTTCGACACAGCCGTCGACGCGGCCGGGCGGATTGACGTTCTGATCAACAACGCCGGACTCGGTAAATTCGGACCGGTCGACGAGTTCTCCACAGAGCACTGGGACACGCTCATGGAAACCAACGTTCGGGGCGTGTTTTTCTGCACGCGCAATGCCGTTCCGACCATGAGAGCCCAGAATGATGAATCCGGCTTCGGGGGCCACATCGTCAATATTGCGTCGATCGCCGGACTCCTGGGGAATCCGAATATCAGCGCCTACAACGCATCCAAGTTCAGCGTCCGCGGCTTCAGTGAGTCCATCATGAAGGAGCTCCGTGACGATGGCATTAAAGTCACGTGCGTCTACCCCGGATCGATCGAGACGGACTTCTTCGACGTGGCCGGTGTCGATATGACCGATCATCCCATGAAGCCCGAAGACGTATCCTCAACCGTCATGCACGTGATCGAGAGCCCGGAGAATTACCTGATCTCCGAAGTCGTCATGCGCCCGCTCCGTCCTCGAGGGTAA
- a CDS encoding TrmH family RNA methyltransferase yields the protein MPSSETGSGDTARPDVQPPDTSLPFEGRDRNDVDPDRAMQQLLAAGGRPPHRDRPFDIAGRELSPTRIIELLTPFMTERRMRRIREVVGERTRTVLPVVEGLVNTGNVSAVMRSAEALGYQDVHVVKGSNEKRYKHSKRTTQGAQHWLDVWRWPDADAFVRAMHDSGYRVVVTALREDAKSIREVDFTRPTALVVGNELEGASDAMLELADEAAIIPLNGFTESFNVSVAASIGLYHAREDRIRRQGHHADLSQEEQEALVARFCLRSVTNAESIIERVLSDLQSS from the coding sequence ATGCCGTCCTCCGAAACCGGTTCAGGCGACACCGCTCGCCCGGATGTTCAGCCCCCAGATACGTCGTTGCCTTTCGAGGGGCGGGACCGAAACGACGTCGACCCGGATCGAGCGATGCAGCAACTGTTGGCTGCGGGAGGCCGCCCGCCCCACCGTGATCGTCCGTTTGACATCGCGGGACGGGAGCTCTCACCGACGCGCATTATCGAATTGCTTACGCCATTCATGACGGAGCGGCGTATGCGTCGGATTCGAGAGGTCGTCGGTGAGCGGACACGAACGGTGCTGCCGGTCGTGGAGGGATTGGTAAACACAGGCAACGTGAGTGCTGTCATGCGTAGCGCGGAAGCGCTGGGCTACCAGGATGTTCACGTCGTCAAAGGCTCCAACGAAAAGCGCTACAAGCACTCGAAGCGCACAACGCAGGGAGCGCAGCACTGGCTTGATGTGTGGCGCTGGCCGGATGCTGATGCCTTCGTTCGAGCCATGCACGACTCCGGGTATCGGGTCGTGGTGACGGCTCTGAGGGAAGACGCGAAGTCGATTCGCGAGGTCGACTTCACACGCCCGACGGCTCTGGTTGTGGGAAATGAGCTGGAGGGAGCGAGCGACGCCATGCTCGAGCTTGCCGATGAAGCCGCGATCATCCCGTTGAACGGGTTCACGGAGAGCTTCAACGTGTCCGTGGCTGCGTCTATTGGTCTGTACCATGCCCGGGAGGATCGCATTCGGCGACAGGGGCATCATGCGGACCTCTCACAGGAGGAGCAGGAAGCGCTCGTCGCCCGATTCTGCCTGCGGAGCGTGACGAACGCAGAGTCGATCATCGAGCGCGTCTTGTCCGACCTACAGAGCAGCTAA
- a CDS encoding tetratricopeptide repeat protein yields the protein MHAPILRWSTIRHTLTTVLLILAITTPAATAQDYGETSFENSGAEEAQKPFLNGLLMLHSFEYPEAREAFQKAQEVDSDFVMAIWGEAMTHNHPIWMEQDREAALDALAKLGETPDEQLAAASTERERHYLRTLHVLYGAGTDEPASKETRDDEYAEAMAGLATSFPDDLDAQAFHALSILGTAHEGRDFSTYMRSAAIAEEVFDANPKHPGAAHYLIHAYDDPVHAPLGLRPARIYAEIAPKASHALHMPSHIFFALGMWDRGAASNVDSYEAERSQANENGDPLGGGGYHALHWLAYARAQQGRYDDAREVTDRGIKHARESDGHATGYERYILSAYPASYIVETERWSEMDDFAIDTTGLSPRLKVSALTVQGMAALNTGDRPGAEKKLADAKASVEGKKGRLQIPVLQLEGLLQLDAGDSESAVATLTQATDLEDEMPLQFGPAWPLKPAHELFGEVLLQLDRPAEAQQQFDASLDRYPARALSLLGKARAAARAGNTETAREAEAHLRSIWDDADPAVREHLDGIATTAASE from the coding sequence ATGCACGCACCCATTCTCCGCTGGTCTACGATTCGGCACACACTCACAACCGTGTTGCTGATTCTGGCCATCACCACACCCGCCGCCACGGCACAGGACTACGGTGAAACGTCGTTCGAAAACTCAGGCGCTGAAGAGGCCCAGAAGCCGTTTCTAAATGGACTCTTGATGCTTCACAGCTTCGAGTACCCCGAGGCTAGGGAGGCCTTTCAGAAAGCCCAGGAGGTCGATTCAGACTTCGTCATGGCAATCTGGGGAGAGGCGATGACCCACAACCATCCGATCTGGATGGAGCAAGACCGGGAGGCAGCACTGGATGCTCTGGCGAAGCTTGGTGAAACGCCCGACGAGCAACTCGCCGCCGCATCCACCGAGCGCGAGAGACACTACCTGCGAACGCTCCACGTACTGTACGGCGCCGGAACGGACGAGCCGGCGTCGAAGGAAACGCGCGATGACGAGTACGCGGAGGCAATGGCCGGACTGGCCACCAGCTTCCCCGACGATCTGGACGCACAGGCCTTCCACGCCCTCTCAATTCTTGGGACGGCCCATGAGGGACGCGACTTCAGCACCTACATGCGATCGGCTGCCATCGCGGAGGAGGTCTTCGACGCCAACCCGAAGCACCCTGGCGCCGCGCATTATCTGATCCACGCGTACGACGATCCCGTCCATGCACCGCTGGGACTTCGACCGGCTCGCATCTACGCGGAGATCGCCCCGAAGGCATCTCATGCGCTCCACATGCCCTCACACATTTTCTTCGCGCTCGGCATGTGGGACCGCGGAGCGGCATCGAACGTCGATTCGTACGAAGCGGAACGTAGCCAGGCAAACGAAAACGGCGACCCGCTCGGCGGAGGTGGCTATCACGCACTGCACTGGCTTGCCTACGCCCGCGCCCAGCAAGGACGCTACGACGATGCCCGCGAGGTGACAGACCGGGGCATCAAGCACGCTCGAGAAAGCGATGGCCATGCTACCGGATACGAACGCTACATCCTCTCGGCCTACCCGGCCAGCTATATCGTAGAGACCGAGCGCTGGAGTGAGATGGATGACTTCGCAATCGACACGACGGGGCTTTCGCCGCGGCTGAAAGTGTCCGCCCTCACCGTTCAGGGCATGGCGGCACTCAACACAGGTGACCGTCCGGGGGCCGAGAAGAAACTGGCAGACGCAAAAGCATCGGTCGAAGGAAAGAAAGGCCGTCTCCAGATCCCGGTGTTGCAGCTCGAAGGGCTTCTTCAGCTAGATGCCGGTGATTCCGAGTCTGCCGTAGCGACTCTTACACAAGCCACAGACCTCGAAGATGAGATGCCTCTACAGTTCGGGCCCGCCTGGCCGCTGAAGCCCGCGCACGAATTGTTTGGAGAGGTCCTCCTCCAACTCGATCGCCCGGCAGAGGCGCAACAGCAATTCGACGCGTCGCTCGATCGGTATCCGGCCCGGGCCCTGTCTCTCCTCGGCAAAGCCAGAGCGGCGGCGCGTGCCGGCAATACAGAGACGGCTCGCGAGGCGGAAGCTCATCTCCGATCGATCTGGGATGACGCCGACCCGGCGGTTCGAGAGCACCTTGACGGAATCGCAACCACCGCTGCGTCGGAGTAA